The region TTCAGCGCCAAATATTGGTGAAAACCAAGCTAAATCTATAGCACAAGACTATCTAAATTCCCATAATTTACCTTACAAAGTTACAACAGCGACGCAAATGATACAAATTAAAAATAGGCAAACAGGAAGTACCAAATGGGTTACTCCATCACAATGGGACAGTATGACCGGAGGTAATAAATTTAAGCCTGATGAAGACCCTACATTCCAATGGGAATATGTTTCAGAGGGTTTTGGCGCATGGAAGGTAGCTACTGTAGATAGCCAGGGAAAAGGAACTGGAAGCATATATGTAAATGATCAAACCGGTAAAATTACTAAAACAGAATTAAAAGCAGTTACCACTCAAACCAACTCCACTAAAAGTAATAACACCAATCCAGCAAATGCAACAACAAATGCAACTAATCAAACTGCTCCAGGAACATCAAACAACAATACATGGATAATAATAGGCATAATTATCGTGATTATTATTATAGGCGCTGGTTACTGGATGTACAGCAGAAGATGAGAGTAATCCCCTCATTCTCTTTTTTATCCAAAGGCTTGGTTGCGTCCACTCCAACCTTTGTAGTTGTACCATCTGGTGTTGCACACGGATCAAGTGATGAACCTCTGGCACCAGGCACAATCATGATATCTTCATCACCTTTAACTCTTGTTGCTATTGCATATTCAATATCTTCAGGATTAAAAATGTCAATATCTTCATCAACAACAATAGCATGTTTTAGTGATGGATGAGCAGACATTGCTGCCATTAAAACGTTTTTTCCATCGCCTTGTGTCTGTTTTTTTATGGAAACTGCAGCGTGAAGCCAGCAGCAGCCCCCCTCAGTTAAAACCACATTTTGAACTGTGGGAACGGTGTTTAAAACTGCATTATAGATTCTTGGCTCCTGTGGAAGTCCCTGTAAAATTCTGTGTTCAAATCCAGCAGGCATTATAGCATGATAATATGGATCCTCTTTGTAATGTATTTTTTCAAGCTCTATGACTGGTTCATCCCTTATAACATCATAAGTATCTGTTAAATCTACAAATGGCCCTTCAGATTCCCTTACATTTGGGAAAATTTTACCTTCCATTATTATTTCAGCTTCAGGCACATCTAAATCCACATTTTCACATTTTATTAGCTTCATGTTTCCTTCATGGAAGTTATTAGCTACTTCAAGCTCGTCTGTTATTATAGGGACTGATGTGGTGGTTGCAAGGAGTGTTGCAGGGTGCATTCCTATTGCTATGGCCACTTCCAGTGGTTTATCCATTTCTTCTGCTTTTTTATAGTAAGTATAAAGATTTCTTGGAACAATTCTTACTCCCATTTTGTTTTTACCTGAAACAAGCATTCTATGAATTGAAGCGTTTCTTATTCCTGTTTCTGGGTCTTTTGCTATTATAACTCCTGCTGTGATGTATGCTCCACCATCTTTTTTATAGTAGGTGGGTACTGGAATTTGGCTTAAATCAGGATTTTTTTGCGTCCTGTAGTTTTCTTTAACATTTTCAAAGTTTTTAATGGGAACTGGATTCTCTGTTGCTTCCATTATTCTTTTTGTGATTTCGGGCACTGTAACTGAAATTCCACGGGCTATTTTATCTCTGGTGTTACATATACCTGATATAATCTTCATATCGCTTTCTTTAACATTTTCAAAGATTATTATGTCTTTAGGATGCTTTCTTAATATTTTTGCAGCTTCAAATTTAACTGAAACTTCTTCTTGAATCCTTATTATTTTAGATTCCTTTTCAAGACCATTTAGAAACTCTCTCATATAATTCACCAACTCAATAACAATTTAATTACCAAAAATCATGGCCGCAGCCATTACAATAAAAATAACTGCAATTCCTAACCATATATAGTTTGCAGAGCATCCACAATGGGTTGTATGGCATATTTCGCCCTGATTTTCTTTTTCTTTTTTCATTATATCCCCAAAACATGATGAATAGTGTAATCAGTGATCACACTTAATATTTCCTTTAAATCTTCTGATATCCCTTTCAATATCTTTATTCATCAACCCCATCATTTCACCAGCAAGTATGGCTGCATTACCCCCATTATCTATCCCTAAAGTTGCAACAGGCACTCCAGGAGGCATGTTAACCATTGATAGTAATGCATCCATTCCATCAAGCCTTATAGAGCATGGAACTCCTATTACTGGCTTTTCGGTGTAGGCCACAATGGCTCCTGTTACATGAGATGATAATCCAGTTATAGCTATAAACAATTTAGCGTTTTTAACTCTCTTTAAATATTCTTCAAATCGTTTAGGATGTCTTACCGGCGATACAACACTGAAATCATATGCTAAACCCATTTTATCGAAAAAGTTAGTGGTTTTCTTTGCAACTTTAATATCAGAGTAACTTCCCGCAATTATGGCCACATCTATATCTTCCAATTCATCAGATGCAGATTCTTTGGATAAATCTTCGTTTTTTAATTCATCTTCTGGAATATCATATGATGTTGGAGAATAATAATCTCCTTTGATATTTCCTATCAAAGCAGCTTCATCCTTCTGAATTTTGCCAAAAAAGGAAGATCTCATTGATGAAACCCTTTTTCTTACATCTTCATCATGAATTCCAATTATTTGTGCAGCAAGCAATGCACCGTTTTCACCGCGGTCAATTCCCACAGTTGCAACAGGTGCTCCAAAAGGCATCTGTGCTGAAGCATAAAGAGCATCGAGCCCACCTAATTTAACGTCTACTGGAACTCCCACCACAGGTTTATATGTATTTGCAGCTATCATACCTGGTAAATGTGCTGAAAGCCCAGCAATACCTATAAATACTTCTATTCCTTCATCAGTAGCTTTCATAACTATTTTTTTTACTTTTTCGTGAGTACGATGCGCTGATGCAATTTTAACATCATATGGTATTTCCAATGTTTCTAAAATGTCTATAGCTTTCTCGACTATGGCAAAATCAGACGCGCTTCCAATTAATATCATGACTCTTGGTTTCATTTTAAACTTTCACTCCAGTTTATATAGCATTAATTTATTATGTAGAAAGTAAATAATGTTTTTAGATATTTCTAATATGGTCTGCATTATTTATAAAATTTAATCAGAACATGAGGTGTACATTTTGTCATGGATTATTCTAATTTTCGTCTTATTAGTAGCATCTATCAAAAATAGAGGATCAGATAGAAAAATGACCGTTTCTATCATAATCCCTGCATACAACGAGTCAAAAACTATTGAAAAGGTTATTAATGCTTCAAAGAGCCTGAATTACGTTGATGAAGTGATTGTTGTTGATGATGGATCTTTAGATAACACTGCAGAAGTTGCAGAAAAGTCAGGAGCAATTGTTATAAGGCATGCTACCAATTTAGGGAAAGGATCAGCATTAAAAACCGGTTTTAAACTATCAAAAGGAGACATAGTTGCTTTTATAGATGCTGATTTGTATAATTTAACTTCAGGCCAGATAGAAAAAATTATCAAGCCCATATTAGATGGAAAAGCAGATATAACCAAAACAAAATTTAAAAGAAAAGCAGGACGAGTAACCGAATTAACTGCTAAACCTCTTTTAAACTTCTTTTTCCCGGAATTAAAGTTTGATCAGCCATTAAGTGGGCAATTTGCTGCTAAAAAAACTTTTTTAAATAAGATAAAATTTGAAAAAGATTATGGTGTAGACGTGGGAATTGTTCTGGACGCAGATGTAAGGGGGATGAGAATAAAAGAAGTAGATATAGGTGAAATTGAACATTCCCATTCTTCTATCCAGGGATTAAATAAAATGGCTAATGAAGTTGTTAGAACCATAGTTGACAGGGCAATGGAGTACGGTAGAATTTCCATGATGGATACTCTTGGAAAATACATTAGAATGTGCATCTTAGGGCTTTCACTTACATCATTAGGTCTTTTTTCCATATTCTTTATTAATAAGATTCCTGCATTAATTGGCGCACTTCTTGTATTAATTGGGTTATTTATGACATTATATTACATGGCAAAACTTGTAAAAAGAATAGCCACAGTTCTTTCAAAGGCAGATAACAGGCTTCCAACTTTAAAATCACTTTTTTATATGCATTTTCCCATAATTGTGTCTGGTTTGATTTTAGTGTCTATGATTTTCACTTTAGTAGGTTCTGTGCATGTAGATCCTGGAAAAATATCCATAGAACCTGCTTCAAGTAATCTTATAATATGGAAAGACCCTACAAACATTAGAAGCGAAGTTAGAGGACCTTATACAGTAGACAGTGCACTTGAAAATGAATATAATATTATACGAATGCCTTTAGAAGCTATGAGTACATTAGAGTTTAATTACGGAGATTCCATTTACATAAACAAAAAAAAGTACACTATCAACACAACAAGAGCTGGAGAAGAAAATATACTTCGAATACCCTATGATGCCCGTAACTATTTAAGTTTAAATGCAGGAGATATTATAAGGGATAGCAACATCCGAGGAACATTTAAAGACCTTTATGCTGAAAAAGCACTTGCCATAGACTCTACTTTCAACAACACCAAAAATTTCAAAGCAAACGAAGGAATATTCCTAAAATCCAGTAATGAAAAAGGCAGAATAGTAAATGTTTATGTTAATAAGCAAAAAATGTTAACCACCTATGGAATATTTGAAAATGGAGAGTATAGCATTTATATTAACAATGCTAAGTATAAAACCATTAAAATCAATAAAAATGACTCTAAAAATGTTGTTAACATACCTTGGGGAAAATATACAATAACCATTGATATTGAAGGTTCCATGGATACAGATACAAGATTTGCAACATCAACTGAAGGTAAATTTTTAAATTTACTTTTAAAAAAATAGTTAGCATTTGATATTTTGAAAATACTTGAAAAATCATGCTTTTAAGAGATTTTAATAAAGAATTGGAATTTTAAAAATGATTCCAATCAAATATAAGTTAAAAATATTAATAAAATAGTTAGTAATAGACTTTTACAGCTTCTTTTATATCATTGTAAAGTCCAAGAGCTGCAAGAGCACCTATTTTGCCCTGAGGACCTGTAACTTCCACAAATTCAACTCCAATTTCTCCTCCAGCCTTTTCAGCTTCTTCAAGAGTTATCATAGATTTTTTAGCAGACATTGCATATTCTCTAAGTTTTTCAGGGACATTTATACCATCTAAAATGGCCATTGATGTTTTATGAGATAATGTATGCTTTTTAAACATTTTACGTGCTTCTTCTATAAGTTTCTCCCGTTCATCTGGTTTTACGGCAAAAACAAGGGCTATTGCCACACAATTTTGAGTTTTATTTGGATTATGCGGGTAAAGTTGCACAATAACGTGATTTATATATTCAAAACCCATTTTACTAAGTTCCATACCCACATTATTTGCTAATGTCCATGTAGCTCCTTCTTCTTTAGTATCAGTATCATCTATACCGATTACAACTTTTTGAAGCTGTGGAGTTACAACTGCAGCTCTTCCAACCTTTGAGCCACCGCCAATATCATACAATTCAACTCTTTTTACTCCTTCTGCCATTCCACGGCACATTGCCGCCCCTACACCCGCTCCTGCAAGTCCTGCATGTACAACTTTGACTTCATCACCTTCAACAGTGACTTCTTCAATTCCTGCAGCCCGAAGACTTGCTTTAAGATTAAAATCAGATTTTCCCGCTTTTAAAAGGAATGTATGTTTGTTCCCATCTCTTTCTGCTTTTTCTACAATGTCACTGGAGTGTTCATATTGATAAACAACCCATTCTGAGCCTGCAACACAGGGATGGTATTCAACAAGCTCCACCATGTCCCCATCTACCATTGTGATGACTTTTTTGTATGGAGCTATCCAGGGGTCTTTAAATTTTTCTTTAAGGTCTTTTGGAGTTAAAGTTTCCATAATAATATCCCGATTTAAATTGTATAATTAAATATTGCATATAGCTTTTAATTTTATCCAATATATCTCTAAAAATAATTAGATAATAAAAAATAAGTTAAAAAGAAATTTATTTTAATCTGTCGCACATTTTAACAGCAGCTTCCACAGCACGTTTTCCATATTCAACACGCTGATGAGCTTCTAAACGTGTCATTCCAGGGCCTGAAATTCCAAGTGCCACAGGTTTATCGTATTCAAGGGCTAAATCTGCTATTTTACGTGATGCATGCTGTACAACTATTTCATCGTGGGATGTTGCACCTTCTATGACTGCACCAAGAGTTATAACTGCATCTATGTCTTCTTCCTGTAGAAGTTTTTTTATTGCAAGAGGCATGTCAAAAACACCAGGTACTGTAATTACCTTTGTTATCTCAGAATCTAAAAACTTTGCATGCTCTTTAGCAAGTTCAAGCATCATTTGAGTTATATCATAATTAAATTCCGCTACTACTGCCCCTATTCTAACTTTTACCATCATTTTACCTCCAAATCAGCTTTTATCATTACACATGAATTCATAAATTGTATTTATATTCTAAATTCAATTTTATGTTCATCCTACATATATTTCTATTGTATCGTCATTATAGTAAAAGTGCTAAGGCAGCTGCAACTGCACTTAAGGCCATTATAATAATTATAAAAAGTGCTATAGCTTGTGGTCTGTCCATATTATTAACCTCCAAAATCCCTCAAACGCTTTGCGTTTGGGGCATCGAAAATCTTAGATTTTCGAAAGTTTTCTATTTTGGGGTTTAGAAAACCTGCGGTTTTCTTAACCTCCAGCAAATTTAGAAATTTCTTCTACAGTTTCTGCAAGTATCTGTATTTCTTCTTTAGTATTATAATAATGAATCGATGCTCTAACTGTTCCACCAAGAGCATCTGCACCAATATGCTTTATTGCTGGAATTGCACAATGATAACCGCTTCTAACACAAATATTTTTAATTTCATCCAATATTTTAGCAACATCATGCGAATTCATGTTTTCTATATTAAAAGCCACTATTCCATGAACATTTTCCCGATCACCATAGCAAATAGTGTTATCTATACCACAAATTTGATCATACATGTATTTAGTGAGTTTGACACTATGTTTTTCGATTTTTTCAATGCCAATATCTTCCACGTAATTTACGGCAGCTCCAAGACCAATAATACCTGCTATATTTTGAGTGCCGCCTTCAAATCTTGCAGGAGCAGGTTCAAGGGTGAAATCATTTTCAGTTACATTTGATACGGTTCCTCCACCTAAATTCATTGGTTTAAGCTGTTCTAAAACTTCATTTTTACAATACAAAAATCCGGTTCCAACTGGCCCCAGTAATCCTTTATGGCCAGGAAATGCAATAAAATCTGCTTTAGTTTTTTTTGCGTCAAATTTCATGTGTCCTGCAGATTGAGCAGCATCAACCATGTATAAAACATCATTTTCCTCTGCAACATTTCCCATTTCATAAATTGGCTGGCATGAACCTATGGAATTTGAAATATGAGTAGTAGTAATAAGTTTTGTAGTTTTATCTACAGCTTTTTCAATATCTGCAGGATTTATCACGCCATATTTATTTGTTTTTATAATTTTTAAATTAATGCCCTTATCTTTTAAATTAAGCCATGGGATAAAATTAGAATGGTGTTCTATATTAGGAACAATTATTGAATCGCCTTTTTTAAATTCCAAACTGTTTGAAACCAGATTTATAGCTTCAGTAGTGTTTTTTGTGAATATAACTTCGTTTTGTTTAGAATTTATGAATTTTGCGATTTTCTCCCGGGCATTTTCAAATTTGTTGGTTGCTTTAACTGCAGTTTTATAAGCGCCCCTTCCAATGTTTGCATTAAAATGACGATAATAATCCTGCATGGCACGTAAAACGGGTTCTGGGGTGGGAGTAGTGCTTGCAGCGTCCAAATAGATAAGCTCTTCAAGTAATGGAATGTCTGCCCTTAAGTTGATATTTGCATTTTCCATGACCCCTCTCTCCTACTTTCACTTTCTATCTGGACTTACTGCATATATATGATTATTTTTCTTCTATTTTGTTTCTAACTTCGCGGGCCATTTCCATTGTGGATGCATTTCCACCAAGGTCCTTAGTTACAATTTTATTTTCGCTTAAAACTTCTATTAAAGCATGTTCAATGGTACGGGCTGCATCATGCTCTTCAATATAATCCAACATTAAAACTGCAGATAAAATCATAGCAGAAGGATTTGCTGTATTTTTACCGGCGTGGCGTGGTGCTGATCCATGTACTGGTTCAAATATACCTGTGTTTTCTCCTATGTTTGCTGAGGGTATTAGTCCTAGTCCTCCTACGAGTCCTGCGCCTTCATCTGAGAGTATATCTCCGAATAAGTTTGTGGTTACGATTACATCGAACATATGAGGATTAGTGATGAAAAACATGGCCGTAGCATCCACATAACGATCATCAGTCTCAATATCACTGTAATCTCCCGCTACATCATAAAAAGTATCGCGAAAAAGCCCATCAGTCTTTTTAAGCACATTAGCCTTATGAACAGCAGTAACCTTACTCCTACCTGTCTTTTTAGCATAATCAAAAGCAAACTTACAAATCCTCTCACTCGCTTTCCGAGTTATAACCCTTAAAGCAGTAGCTCCATCTTCAGTTTCCTCCTCAATACCAATATAAAGCCCCTCAGTATTCTCCCTCACAATAACAAAATCCAAATCATCATGAAGACTCTTAGTACCAGGATAAGACTTAACAGGCCTTAAATTAACATAAAGATCCAACTCCTGCCTTAATTTTACAATAACGTCTGCTGCGGATTCTCCGGCAGCTCCAAATAAACATGCCTGGGAATTTTTTACTATATCAATGGTTTCTTGTGGCAGAGCAATTCCTGATACTTCTTGGTATTCATCTCCTGCATCTGCAAATGTGTAATCAAATTCAACGTCTATTGCTTCTAAAATATGTAATGTGGCTTCCATTACTTCTTTTCCTATACCGTCGCCGGGTATTACTGCTATTTTATACATAAAAACACCTATTTTCCTATAAATTTAAACAATGTAGGGGAACACTGTTTATTTTTCTTTTAATTTTATTAAATGTTAATTTCAGTTAGTTATTTTTCTTTTATTTCATCGATATGGCCTTTTAGATATGGAATTAATCCTCCTTCATTAAGGATTTCAAGCATGAAATCTGGCAGTCCTTTGATTTCAAACTCTTCGCCAGTATTTAAATTCATTAAAATACCTTTTTCCATATCTATTTCAATTTCATCTCCTTCAGACACATGTTTAGAGATGTTTTTGATTTCTATAAGTGGAAGACCAATATTTACTGCATTTCTGTAGAATATTCTTGCAAATGATTCTGCAATTACTGCAGAAACACCTGCACCTTTAATTGCAATTGGTGCGTGTTCTCTTGATGAACCACAGCCAAAATTTGTGCCTCCAACTATTAAATCTCCATTTTTAACTTTTTTTGGAAATTCAGGGTCTGCACCTTCCATTAAATGTTCTGCAAGGTCTTTGGGATCTCTTAATACCAGGTATCTTCCAGGAAGGATAAGATCAGTATCAATATCGTTGCCAAATTTCCATGTTTTTCCTTTCATAATAGCACCACTTATTTTATATTTCTTGGATCCTCTATTTTTCCTGTAATTGCAGATGCTGCTGCAACTGCTGCAGAGCTTAAATAAACTTCTCCTTCCGCACTGCCCTGTCTTCCTTTAAAATTCCTGTTAGAAGTAGATAAACTTACTTCTCCAGGTCCTATAAGTCCTACATGTCCTCCAAGACATGGTCCACAGCAAGGATTGCAGACAAGTGCTCCAGCATCTACAAATATGTTCATTAACCCTTCATTTAATGCTTTTGTGTAAACTTCACGTGAAGCAGGTATTACAAGCATTCTTATGCTGTCTGAAACATTTTTTCCTTTAAGAATTTTTGCAGCATCTCTTAAATCCTGTATTCGTCCATTTGTGCATGATCCAAGGAAA is a window of Methanobacterium sp. DNA encoding:
- a CDS encoding UbiD family decarboxylase; its protein translation is MREFLNGLEKESKIIRIQEEVSVKFEAAKILRKHPKDIIIFENVKESDMKIISGICNTRDKIARGISVTVPEITKRIMEATENPVPIKNFENVKENYRTQKNPDLSQIPVPTYYKKDGGAYITAGVIIAKDPETGIRNASIHRMLVSGKNKMGVRIVPRNLYTYYKKAEEMDKPLEVAIAIGMHPATLLATTTSVPIITDELEVANNFHEGNMKLIKCENVDLDVPEAEIIMEGKIFPNVRESEGPFVDLTDTYDVIRDEPVIELEKIHYKEDPYYHAIMPAGFEHRILQGLPQEPRIYNAVLNTVPTVQNVVLTEGGCCWLHAAVSIKKQTQGDGKNVLMAAMSAHPSLKHAIVVDEDIDIFNPEDIEYAIATRVKGDEDIMIVPGARGSSLDPCATPDGTTTKVGVDATKPLDKKENEGITLIFCCTSSNQRL
- the purE gene encoding 5-(carboxyamino)imidazole ribonucleotide mutase, which produces MKPRVMILIGSASDFAIVEKAIDILETLEIPYDVKIASAHRTHEKVKKIVMKATDEGIEVFIGIAGLSAHLPGMIAANTYKPVVGVPVDVKLGGLDALYASAQMPFGAPVATVGIDRGENGALLAAQIIGIHDEDVRKRVSSMRSSFFGKIQKDEAALIGNIKGDYYSPTSYDIPEDELKNEDLSKESASDELEDIDVAIIAGSYSDIKVAKKTTNFFDKMGLAYDFSVVSPVRHPKRFEEYLKRVKNAKLFIAITGLSSHVTGAIVAYTEKPVIGVPCSIRLDGMDALLSMVNMPPGVPVATLGIDNGGNAAILAGEMMGLMNKDIERDIRRFKGNIKCDH
- a CDS encoding glycosyltransferase; this encodes MSWIILIFVLLVASIKNRGSDRKMTVSIIIPAYNESKTIEKVINASKSLNYVDEVIVVDDGSLDNTAEVAEKSGAIVIRHATNLGKGSALKTGFKLSKGDIVAFIDADLYNLTSGQIEKIIKPILDGKADITKTKFKRKAGRVTELTAKPLLNFFFPELKFDQPLSGQFAAKKTFLNKIKFEKDYGVDVGIVLDADVRGMRIKEVDIGEIEHSHSSIQGLNKMANEVVRTIVDRAMEYGRISMMDTLGKYIRMCILGLSLTSLGLFSIFFINKIPALIGALLVLIGLFMTLYYMAKLVKRIATVLSKADNRLPTLKSLFYMHFPIIVSGLILVSMIFTLVGSVHVDPGKISIEPASSNLIIWKDPTNIRSEVRGPYTVDSALENEYNIIRMPLEAMSTLEFNYGDSIYINKKKYTINTTRAGEENILRIPYDARNYLSLNAGDIIRDSNIRGTFKDLYAEKALAIDSTFNNTKNFKANEGIFLKSSNEKGRIVNVYVNKQKMLTTYGIFENGEYSIYINNAKYKTIKINKNDSKNVVNIPWGKYTITIDIEGSMDTDTRFATSTEGKFLNLLLKK
- a CDS encoding DUF1743 domain-containing protein, with translation METLTPKDLKEKFKDPWIAPYKKVITMVDGDMVELVEYHPCVAGSEWVVYQYEHSSDIVEKAERDGNKHTFLLKAGKSDFNLKASLRAAGIEEVTVEGDEVKVVHAGLAGAGVGAAMCRGMAEGVKRVELYDIGGGSKVGRAAVVTPQLQKVVIGIDDTDTKEEGATWTLANNVGMELSKMGFEYINHVIVQLYPHNPNKTQNCVAIALVFAVKPDEREKLIEEARKMFKKHTLSHKTSMAILDGINVPEKLREYAMSAKKSMITLEEAEKAGGEIGVEFVEVTGPQGKIGALAALGLYNDIKEAVKVYY
- a CDS encoding 6,7-dimethyl-8-ribityllumazine synthase; the protein is MVKVRIGAVVAEFNYDITQMMLELAKEHAKFLDSEITKVITVPGVFDMPLAIKKLLQEEDIDAVITLGAVIEGATSHDEIVVQHASRKIADLALEYDKPVALGISGPGMTRLEAHQRVEYGKRAVEAAVKMCDRLK
- a CDS encoding cysteine desulfurase, with product MENANINLRADIPLLEELIYLDAASTTPTPEPVLRAMQDYYRHFNANIGRGAYKTAVKATNKFENAREKIAKFINSKQNEVIFTKNTTEAINLVSNSLEFKKGDSIIVPNIEHHSNFIPWLNLKDKGINLKIIKTNKYGVINPADIEKAVDKTTKLITTTHISNSIGSCQPIYEMGNVAEENDVLYMVDAAQSAGHMKFDAKKTKADFIAFPGHKGLLGPVGTGFLYCKNEVLEQLKPMNLGGGTVSNVTENDFTLEPAPARFEGGTQNIAGIIGLGAAVNYVEDIGIEKIEKHSVKLTKYMYDQICGIDNTICYGDRENVHGIVAFNIENMNSHDVAKILDEIKNICVRSGYHCAIPAIKHIGADALGGTVRASIHYYNTKEEIQILAETVEEISKFAGG
- a CDS encoding NAD-dependent isocitrate dehydrogenase; this translates as MYKIAVIPGDGIGKEVMEATLHILEAIDVEFDYTFADAGDEYQEVSGIALPQETIDIVKNSQACLFGAAGESAADVIVKLRQELDLYVNLRPVKSYPGTKSLHDDLDFVIVRENTEGLYIGIEEETEDGATALRVITRKASERICKFAFDYAKKTGRSKVTAVHKANVLKKTDGLFRDTFYDVAGDYSDIETDDRYVDATAMFFITNPHMFDVIVTTNLFGDILSDEGAGLVGGLGLIPSANIGENTGIFEPVHGSAPRHAGKNTANPSAMILSAVLMLDYIEEHDAARTIEHALIEVLSENKIVTKDLGGNASTMEMAREVRNKIEEK
- a CDS encoding 3-isopropylmalate dehydratase small subunit, translated to MKGKTWKFGNDIDTDLILPGRYLVLRDPKDLAEHLMEGADPEFPKKVKNGDLIVGGTNFGCGSSREHAPIAIKGAGVSAVIAESFARIFYRNAVNIGLPLIEIKNISKHVSEGDEIEIDMEKGILMNLNTGEEFEIKGLPDFMLEILNEGGLIPYLKGHIDEIKEK